The Hornefia porci genome contains the following window.
TGAATAAAATTACCGTGCGGGATATTACAGATGACTGCGGCGTCAACCGTCAGACCTTTTACTATCATTTTCATGACGTCTACGATCTGGTGGAATGGATCTTCACACAGGAGGCGCAGAAATATCTGTCGGACGGCATCGACGCGAAGAACTGGCGGGAAGTAATTTCAGATCTGATGGAAGGGCTCCTGGAGGAAAAATCCTTTGTCATGAATGCGTATTATTCCCTGAACAGACGACAGCTGGAGGAATTCATGCAGAAGCTGGCCAGACCTGCGATCAGCGACCTGGTGAGGCAGGTTGAGGGCACGCGGATCATCAGCGAGGAGGATCTGGAATTTGTGATCGATATCGCGACCTTCAGTCTTGTAGGCATCATCACGGAATGGGTAGCC
Protein-coding sequences here:
- a CDS encoding TetR-like C-terminal domain-containing protein yields the protein MSLLTEKALAASLKKLLEKKTLNKITVRDITDDCGVNRQTFYYHFHDVYDLVEWIFTQEAQKYLSDGIDAKNWREVISDLMEGLLEEKSFVMNAYYSLNRRQLEEFMQKLARPAISDLVRQVEGTRIISEEDLEFVIDIATFSLVGIITEWVAGGMKPEYKEKLDRLFVLLDGTLEGMLDRVAKR